The Gardnerella leopoldii genomic interval CAAGTTAACCGCCAAAGCTCTTCAACAGGTTTTGCTGGTGGCTCGCGTGCAGCAAATGCTGCTGGTGCAGGTTATGCTGGCGGAGCAAATTATGCTGCTAGCCAGGCCGCTTCTCAGCATGCCGCAAGTTCTTCAGCGGCTGATCCGTGGAGTGCTGCTGCGCCAACAAACGATAGTTTTTCAACTTTCGGTGCCAATTCTGATTTTGGTGGCGATTCTGAAGAACCTGAGTTCTAGCGTTTTAGTTGAGCTATAGATAGCGTATTTATTTGTTTATTTATGCACTTATTTACGCGCTTACTTAATCCTTATAAATACATCATCAGTTAAATGTTATGCGAACAAAAAGCATAACGGATTTGAGAGAGGACATCTTATGTCACGCAAAAGGCCGCAACCACCGGTCAAGCCTTTCAAAAAGAAGCCAAATCCTTTGAAGGCTGCCAAGATTACTGAAATTGATTATAAAGACGTTGCTTTGCTGCGCAAGTTCGTTTCTGACCGCGGCAAGATTCGTTCCCGTCGTATCACCGGCGTAACCGTGCAGGAACAGCGCAAGATCGCGAAGGCAGTGAAGAATGCTCGCGAAATGGCTTTGCTTCCTTACGCCACTACCGGTCGCTGATTGAGAGGATAGGAATATGGCTGAAACCAAGGTTATTCTTACCAAGACTGTTGCCAACCTCGGTCACTCTGGTGACGTTGTTGAAGTTAAGGCTGGCTATGCACGCAACTACCTGATTCCTCAGGGTCTTGCTTTTGCATGGAACAAGGGTGCTGCTTCCCAGATTGAAGCAATGCGTCGCGCTCGTCTTGCCAAGGCTGTTGCCACTCGTGAAGAGGCAGTTGCAGCTAAGGCTCAGATTGAAGGCACCGTTGTGGAGCTTTCTGCTAAGGTTTCCGAATCCGGCAAGCTTTTCGGTGGCGTTTCTGCCGATAAGATTGCTGCTGCTTTGGCTTCCAAGGCTCAAGTTGAGGCTCGCGCAATTAAGGTTGCTACTATTAAGACCACTGGTGAGTTCCCAGCAACCGTAACGTTGCATCCGGAAATCACCGCTTCCTTCACTGTTAAGGTTGTGGCTGAGTAAGTAGCTTTGTGAATTTTACAAAACATGTTGCAGCAAGCAGATTCTTGCTTTTAGTGGTTTTCTGCTTGTAATACATGTGGATTGAACTTAAGCATTAACTCTGCGTTTGCGTTGTATTGAGTTTTCTCATTGCGATGCTGCGCAGAGTTTTTTTATTGCTGCGCGCTGGTCGGTTTTACATTTCTATTCCCCGCGCGACCTTTTCTTTACAAGCGTGTAAAGTTTCTGCCGTTTTATTGCCTTAATCCGACCGAAATTTTACACTCGTGTAAGGTTTCTGCCGTTTTTCTGCCATTTTGCGACTTTTTCTTTACAAGCGTGTAAAGTTTCTGCTGTTTTATTGCTTTAATCCGACCGAAACTTTACACTCGTGTAAAGTTTCTGCCGTTTTCCAAATGTGAATGTGTTGTAAGTGTCACGTGCGTAACGTAGTTTTTTAAGTTTTACTCGACTAAATTAGAACAGTTGGAAAATTGCGAAATTATAAAGGAGATGCAAACTGTGCTGGAAAGCAAATATGAACTGGCTGACGAGCTTAGTATGAACGCAAAAGCGCAAGATGCCAACATATCTGCTATTCGCAATGACGAAGAGTATGCTTGTAAAAATTCCGTAAGCGCAAATCTTGAAAACGCAATAAAATACAGCAATCACAAAGGTTATGGCGAAACTTGCGCGAAGGTTATTCTTTTTGGCGAACATTCCGTGGTTTATGGCCATTCTGCAATAGCTTTGCCGCTTAAAAACTTGCGTATGCGCGCTGTTGTAACTAGTTGCAATGAATCTTTAGCACCTGTTTCGTGTGAATCTTTATCTTCTACATCAAGCGAATCTTTAGCATCTACGACGAATCTCGATTCACATATAACTCTTTCATGCCTTGACTTTACTGGCAAACTTTCCGAAATTCCTACGCGCTTTAATAGCATACGAACAGCAATTCGCGCGTCGCTAGAGTTTGCAGGGTGGAGCGGTGAGAATTTGCACATTTTTACCGAGTCTGATTTTCCAGCAGAACGAGGTCTTGGTTCGTCTGCGGCAGCTGCCGGTGCTGTAATTCGTGCGATTCTTGACTATTATGGCGTTGCAGCTAGCAATGATGAGATTTTTAAGTTGACGCAGACTGCTGAGTGTGTGGCTCACGGATGTTCTTCAGGCTTGGATGCCACTGCAACTGCTGCTTCCTGGCCTGTGCGTTTTAGTCGTGGCTGTTTTGATCGCATGGAAATTAACATGCGTGCGTGGCTTGTTTTGGCGGATTCTGGATGCAAAGGAATGACTCGCGAAACAGTTGAAGCTTTACGTTCTCGTTTAGAATCGAATCCTGTTGAAGTTGGAGCGCAGCTCAATAAATTGGGGGAGATTGCGGCTGTTGCAGAAGATGATTTGGCGTTTGGCCGTATTGAAAATATGGGTAAGCAAATGACTTTCGCACACCGTATTTTGGCGGATTTGGGCGTAAGTACTGCAAAACTTGACGCCTTGGTAGATGCTGCTTGTCAGCATGGCGCGTTGGGTGCAAAACTTACCGGTGGAGGTGGTGGAGGATGTGTCATTGCGCTGGCTGATAGTGAGGATGCTGCTAAGCGAGTGAGTGAAGCTTTTAAAAATGCCGGTGCTTGCGATACGTGGGTTGTAAATATAGGTGATTCTGCAATAAATTGAATCTTATTTTTACTTGAAATGTAGCATAAACTTTACAGTTGTTTAAAGAAAAGAAGCTTGTGCGCACTGTTTTGCTAAAATATTGCTTAGCACATTAACAAACGAGAATTACTTATCTGCCGCAAGAGGAACAGCATGCAAAATGTTGAAATTCAGCCAAAAATAACGTTTGACGCTAGTCTTTCACCCAACTCAGCTTTTGCTAAAGCAAACGCGAATATTGCGCTGATTAAGTATTGGGGTAAGCGCGATGAAAAGCTGATTTTGCCTTATACTTCCTCGCTTTCGCTCACCCTTTCGGATTTGTCTACAACTACAAGCGTAAGTTTTGCGAATAATCTTGAACAAGATACTTTTACTTTAGATAATGAAAAGATTTCGCCGTCTGCCAAAACTTTTCGTCGCGTAGTCGCTATGCTCGATTTGGTGCGTGAAATTGCAGGAATTTCAATGAAAGCAAGCGTTATTTCGCATAATATTGTGCCAACTGCTGCTGGTCTTGCGTCGAGTGCGTCTGGTTTTGCAGCTCTTGCGTCTGCTGCCTCGTACGCTGCTGGATTAAACCTAACTCCACGAGAACTTTCTAGACTTGCAAGACGTGGTTCTGGTTCAGCTTGTCGTTCGATTTTTGGAGGACTTTCAATTTGGCATGCAGGTTGCGACGACGAAACGTCTTATGCAGAGCCTATTGAAAACGCACAAGTTGCGCTTAAAAATTTAAACCTTGCTATGATTGTCGTCACTTTGGACGATAGCAAAAAGCCGATTTCTAGCCGAGAAGCGATGCGCAGAACGGTTGAAACTTCGCCAACGTATATGCAATGGGTTGAGCAGTCGAAGGACGACCTTGAAATTGCTAAAAACGCAATTCAGCGAGCAGATATTGAGCAATTGGGTGAGGTTGTTGAACGCAATGCTTTTGGAATGCACGAAACTATGCATAATGCTGTTCCATCGGTGAATTATTTGACTAGTAGCACGCATATTGTGCTTGAAGCGGTTAAAAATATGCGAAAAGATGGTTGGCTGGTGTGGTCTACGATGGATGCTGGTCCGAATGTGAAGGTGCTTACTTCTGGAGATGATGCTTATCGTGCGATGTGTCAGTTGCGCTCGCGAGTTGAAGATGGTTTGCGTAATTCTAGCGTTTTTTGTAATACAGAATATTGCGAGCCGAAATTTGCGATTGCGCTGCCAGGTGACGCTGTGACGGTGAGTACGAGTTTAAAATAGGCGGATAATATGACTCAAGTGCGCTCTAGTGCCCCAGGAAAGCTTTATATTGCGGGCGAGTATGCTGTTGTTGACGGCTGTGCTGCAATTGTTGCTGCTGTTAATCGTTATGTGACGGTTAGTGTAAGTGATGAAACTTTAAACGAAGAGTTACGCGAAAATTTGCAGAAAAATGCGCCTAGTAGCAGAAATTATTGTGGTGTGATTACCTCAGATGGCGAAAAATATAAACCGCTTCTTTGGTCGCGTGCATCCGACGGAAGTATTGAAATACAAAACGACGGAAAATATGCTTATGTGCTCGCTGCAATGTGCGTAGTCGACGCTTATGCTAGTGAGGAATGTGCGCCAAATATTAACCGCAAAAGTTACAATGTGTATATTTCTAGCGAACTTGATGATGTAAAAACTGGTAGAAAATACGGTCTTGGATCTTCTGCTGCGGTAACTGTTGCGGTTATTCGCGCGTTGTGCAAATGGTATGATTTGAATCTTTCGACTCCAGAAATTTGCAAGTTAGCGTTAATTGCGTCGTCGAGTGTTAAAAAATCCGGAAGCGGTGGAGACGTTGCTGCCAGCTCTTATGGCGGTTGGATTATGTATCGCGCGTATAACCGCGAGTGGCTTGAAGCTGAGCTTACGCTAGTAAAATCCGGATGCTCTGATTTCAGTGAGTTGTTGCACAAAAAGTGGCCGCGACTGGAAGTTAAGCGTTTAAATGTAGATAAGTCGCTAAAACTTTTAGTCGGCTGGACTGGTTCTCCTGCGTCTAGCGCAAAGCTAGTAAGTAGCGTAGAAAGTAGCGTTAAAACTAGTACGGAAAGTAGCGTTGAAAGTAACGCTGAAAATAACGTTGAAAGTAACGTCGAAACTAGTGCTTTTGACAAAAAAATTAAATCTTTTACTTACGAAGATTTTTGCAAACAAAGTGAGATTTGCGTGCAAAAACTTGCGCGCGCAATTGAAAAGTTTGAAATAAGCGAAATCTATAGCGGTTTTGCTCAAAATCGTGCGTTGTTGCAAAAATTAAGTGCTCTTACTGGAACTGTTATCGAAACGCGTGAACTTACAAAATTTATTGAAATTGCGACTTGTGCCGGTATTCCTGCAAAAACTAGCGGTGCAGGCGGAGGAGATTGCGCAATTGCGCTGTCGACAATTTATGACAATAATGTAATTGAAACTATGAAATCTACTTGGGAAGCCAATGGAATAAAGCCATTGAATATTGATGTTACGGAAATTTTTGGAACTGGTAAGCCTTCTGAAAATATTGTATTAGACGCGTTTGCTAAGCGTAACGAGCTTAATATGCAATCTGCTCAATCTTGCATAATACAAAACCGAAAAGACGCGCATATTGCGCTTGCGGACAAGCAGTATAAAACTCGTGCAGATTCAGATTTTGACAAAGTGCGTTTTGTGCCGAATGCTTTGCCGCAAGTTGCGCTTGAAGAAATTGACGATAGCGTGAGCGTGCTAGGAAGTGAAGTATGCGATTCTGTGCGTTGGTGCTCGCCGATATATATTAACGCAATGACCGGCGGAAGTGATGCTGCTAAAAAAGTGAATGCAAGTCTTGCTAGAGTTGCTGCAAAAAATTCTGTTGCTATGGCGAGTGGATCTTTGAGTGCTGCTCTTCGAGACGAAACTTTACTCAGCACTTTCAGTGTCATAAGAAGCGAAAATCCACACGGATTTGTGATGGCAAATGTTAGCGCTGGAACTAGCGCGTCTGATGCATTGCGTGCTGTAAACATGATTCATGCGAATGCGTTACAAGTGCATTTAAATGCTGCACAAGAGTTGGTTATGCAAGAAGGAGATCGCGATTTTCGAAATTGGTTGCGCAATATTGAGTCTATTGTCAGTGCGTGCGAAGCTCTAAAAGTGCCTGTGATTGTGAAGGAAACTGGATGCGGAATTTCTGCTAAAGATGTTCAGCGTCTTAAAGATGTTGGAGTGCGCACTGTAGATGTTTCTGGTCGTGGTGGAACTAATTTTGTAACAATAGAGAATGCTCGCAGGAACTTAGGCGACTGTGATTATTTGGTTGATTGGGGTCTTACTACTGTTGAGTCGCTGGTTGACATACGCAAGTGTGATTCGTTAAAAAATATGGAAGTTTTCGCAAGTGGAGGAGTTCGCACGCCTTTGGATGTTGTGCGCGCGTTGGCTTTGGGTGCTTCTGCAGTTGGTGTCGCTGGCGAGTTTTTGCATACGCTTATGCATGAAGGTGAGGACGCGCTTTCTTTGCAAATTGATAACTGGAAGAAGCAAATTAGGGTGATTATGGCGCTTCTTGGATGCAAGACAGTTAAGGATTTACAAGAAAAGACTGAGTTTGTGCGTGCGGATTGTCTTGGTAAGTGATATACTTGTGTAGTTGTGCGTTCAAGCGTGCTTATTTGTTTATGCAATGTGCGTAAGTAATTTGCGTAAGTAGTTCGTGTGTTTGAATGACGCAAGACTTGCAAGTCAAAGAAAATAGGAGTCCATTATGGCAGCTCGTTGCGCAGTATGTGGCAAGGGACCGCAGACCGGTTTCAGCGTTTCACATTCGCACATTCGCAATAAGCGCACCTTCCGCCCGAACCTTCAGCCGGTTCGCACCACCATTGATGGCGAAAACGTTCGCCTTCGTGTGTGCGTAAAATGCATTAAGGCAGGCAAGGTTCAGCGCGTTGAGGCGTGAATCGCGTGTTAAATGTAAGGCCCTGAGCAGTGCTCGGGGCTTTTTTGTATTTGCATATTTTTTCGCGCGCACGTTATATTCCTGATTGCGGATGATTTATAATCGAAATATGCTAAATACGCCCACGAACTCAGCCAAAATGCATACTTCGCTTTCTGCGATAATCAGCAATAAGCGACGCGTTTCTGCATTAAAATCTTTGGGCATAGTCACAGTCGAAGACGCGTTAACTTACTACCCGTTTAGAGTTACAAATCCACTGAGAATTGCGAACTTAAAAGATGTAAAAATTGGCGAAGAAGTGGCTTTCTATGCGCAAGTTCAGTCAATTAACGTTGTGCCTATGAACGCTCGTCGCGGTTTTAGAATCGAAATTAACGTTTTGCAAGATATGCAAGCAGTAGCTCAACTTATTTATTTTTCTAAAAATCGTCAATACGCTCAGTGGCTTTCTGCAAAGATGCATGTTGACGAAATGGTTGTTGTTGGCGGCACGTCTAGCGCTTTTAATGGTAAATTGCAATTTACGCATCCT includes:
- the mvaD gene encoding diphosphomevalonate decarboxylase; the protein is MQNVEIQPKITFDASLSPNSAFAKANANIALIKYWGKRDEKLILPYTSSLSLTLSDLSTTTSVSFANNLEQDTFTLDNEKISPSAKTFRRVVAMLDLVREIAGISMKASVISHNIVPTAAGLASSASGFAALASAASYAAGLNLTPRELSRLARRGSGSACRSIFGGLSIWHAGCDDETSYAEPIENAQVALKNLNLAMIVVTLDDSKKPISSREAMRRTVETSPTYMQWVEQSKDDLEIAKNAIQRADIEQLGEVVERNAFGMHETMHNAVPSVNYLTSSTHIVLEAVKNMRKDGWLVWSTMDAGPNVKVLTSGDDAYRAMCQLRSRVEDGLRNSSVFCNTEYCEPKFAIALPGDAVTVSTSLK
- the rplI gene encoding 50S ribosomal protein L9; the protein is MAETKVILTKTVANLGHSGDVVEVKAGYARNYLIPQGLAFAWNKGAASQIEAMRRARLAKAVATREEAVAAKAQIEGTVVELSAKVSESGKLFGGVSADKIAAALASKAQVEARAIKVATIKTTGEFPATVTLHPEITASFTVKVVAE
- the mvk gene encoding mevalonate kinase, with amino-acid sequence MNAKAQDANISAIRNDEEYACKNSVSANLENAIKYSNHKGYGETCAKVILFGEHSVVYGHSAIALPLKNLRMRAVVTSCNESLAPVSCESLSSTSSESLASTTNLDSHITLSCLDFTGKLSEIPTRFNSIRTAIRASLEFAGWSGENLHIFTESDFPAERGLGSSAAAAGAVIRAILDYYGVAASNDEIFKLTQTAECVAHGCSSGLDATATAASWPVRFSRGCFDRMEINMRAWLVLADSGCKGMTRETVEALRSRLESNPVEVGAQLNKLGEIAAVAEDDLAFGRIENMGKQMTFAHRILADLGVSTAKLDALVDAACQHGALGAKLTGGGGGGCVIALADSEDAAKRVSEAFKNAGACDTWVVNIGDSAIN
- the fni gene encoding type 2 isopentenyl-diphosphate Delta-isomerase; the protein is MTQVRSSAPGKLYIAGEYAVVDGCAAIVAAVNRYVTVSVSDETLNEELRENLQKNAPSSRNYCGVITSDGEKYKPLLWSRASDGSIEIQNDGKYAYVLAAMCVVDAYASEECAPNINRKSYNVYISSELDDVKTGRKYGLGSSAAVTVAVIRALCKWYDLNLSTPEICKLALIASSSVKKSGSGGDVAASSYGGWIMYRAYNREWLEAELTLVKSGCSDFSELLHKKWPRLEVKRLNVDKSLKLLVGWTGSPASSAKLVSSVESSVKTSTESSVESNAENNVESNVETSAFDKKIKSFTYEDFCKQSEICVQKLARAIEKFEISEIYSGFAQNRALLQKLSALTGTVIETRELTKFIEIATCAGIPAKTSGAGGGDCAIALSTIYDNNVIETMKSTWEANGIKPLNIDVTEIFGTGKPSENIVLDAFAKRNELNMQSAQSCIIQNRKDAHIALADKQYKTRADSDFDKVRFVPNALPQVALEEIDDSVSVLGSEVCDSVRWCSPIYINAMTGGSDAAKKVNASLARVAAKNSVAMASGSLSAALRDETLLSTFSVIRSENPHGFVMANVSAGTSASDALRAVNMIHANALQVHLNAAQELVMQEGDRDFRNWLRNIESIVSACEALKVPVIVKETGCGISAKDVQRLKDVGVRTVDVSGRGGTNFVTIENARRNLGDCDYLVDWGLTTVESLVDIRKCDSLKNMEVFASGGVRTPLDVVRALALGASAVGVAGEFLHTLMHEGEDALSLQIDNWKKQIRVIMALLGCKTVKDLQEKTEFVRADCLGK
- the rpsR gene encoding 30S ribosomal protein S18, yielding MSRKRPQPPVKPFKKKPNPLKAAKITEIDYKDVALLRKFVSDRGKIRSRRITGVTVQEQRKIAKAVKNAREMALLPYATTGR
- the rpmB gene encoding 50S ribosomal protein L28; the protein is MAARCAVCGKGPQTGFSVSHSHIRNKRTFRPNLQPVRTTIDGENVRLRVCVKCIKAGKVQRVEA